One Microbacterium sp. No. 7 genomic window carries:
- a CDS encoding carbohydrate ABC transporter permease yields the protein MATAAITTAPAPGARRARKASLDGDTRRTNWWATALIAVCALTVLVPMYLAVVVALKSPDQLVGASGFEIPNPIRWENFPEAWERTRFAQALLNTALITVGSVVFTLLTSSVAAYALARNMHRPFFKGVFYYLLAALFIPFPIIMLPLVKQTAMLGLDNQGGAIILYTIYGLSLNVFIYSAYIRSIPIELEEAARMDGSSTWGVFWRIIFPLLTPMNATVGILTCVWAWNDFILPLVLLTDPGSRTLPLAQYVLQGQYNTDYTVAFASYLMAMAPLLIVYVFSQRWVISGVMRGSIK from the coding sequence ATGGCCACCGCAGCGATCACCACAGCCCCCGCCCCGGGCGCCCGCCGCGCCCGGAAGGCCTCGCTCGACGGCGACACCCGTCGCACCAACTGGTGGGCGACGGCGCTCATCGCGGTCTGCGCGCTCACCGTGCTGGTGCCGATGTACCTCGCGGTCGTCGTCGCCCTCAAGTCGCCCGACCAGCTCGTCGGCGCGTCGGGCTTCGAGATCCCGAACCCCATCCGCTGGGAGAACTTCCCCGAGGCGTGGGAGCGCACCCGCTTCGCGCAGGCGCTGCTGAACACGGCGCTGATCACCGTCGGGTCGGTGGTCTTCACCCTGCTCACGAGCTCGGTCGCCGCGTACGCGCTGGCGCGCAACATGCACCGGCCGTTCTTCAAGGGCGTGTTCTACTACCTGCTCGCGGCGCTGTTCATCCCGTTCCCCATCATCATGCTGCCGCTCGTGAAGCAGACGGCCATGCTGGGGCTCGACAACCAGGGCGGCGCGATCATCCTGTACACGATCTACGGGCTGTCGCTCAACGTGTTCATCTACTCCGCCTACATCCGCTCGATCCCGATCGAGCTCGAGGAGGCGGCGCGCATGGACGGCTCGTCGACGTGGGGCGTGTTCTGGCGGATCATCTTCCCGCTGCTCACCCCGATGAACGCGACGGTCGGCATCCTCACGTGCGTGTGGGCGTGGAACGACTTCATCCTGCCGCTCGTGCTGCTCACCGATCCCGGCTCGCGCACGCTGCCGCTCGCGCAGTACGTGCTGCAGGGCCAGTACAACACCGACTACACGGTCGCGTTCGCGTCGTACCTCATGGCGATGGCGCCGCTGCTGATCGTGTACGTGTTCTCGCAGCGCTGGGTCATCTCCGGCGTGATGCGCGGCTCGATCAAGTAG